The DNA window AGGGACTTGAGCTTtaacagagattttattcaaATAACTGCCATAACAAACAGGCTGTCCTAACTACCCTAACTAACTCACAGTGCTAACTACCATAACTAACTACTTGTTCTAACTACTATAACAAAAGGCTGGCCTCCTGTGCTtcatctcctcctctgctgctccctcagtTGCTTTGCTGCAGTGATCAGAGGGGTCAGGCTGGAGAGAGGCTTGGCTGATGACAAAAATGGGTGCTGCCCAaaggataaaaaagaaagaaatgaactGTTACTTTCCAGACTCAAGTTCCTCACAGGCTCTGTTGCtacaggacaaaggggaatggtttGAAAGTCAAGAGAGGGAAGCAGGCTCAGATTAGATCTAAAGAAGAATTGCTGTAGCAGGAGAGTGGGGAAACACTGACAGAGGGAGCCCAGGGATGTGGGAGGTGCCTCCTCCCTGGAAACATCCAGGCTCAGGTcaggcagggctctgagccACCTGATGTGCTTGAAGATGTCCCCGCTCGTGGCGGGGCACCAGGTCCAGATGAGCTCGACAGGAGCCTGCCAAGCCAAAGCAGGCGAGGATTCTGCTTGCTTTGCGTGTGAAAAGCAGCGGGAGTGGAGATGATGGGAGGGGGGCCCCACAAGAAAAGCCCTCCCTGGCGCTGCCGTTTCCCCCGCAGCCGCTTGGCattcacctgcagcagctcctgggcagagTAGCGCCGCTCCTCGTCCGGCTCCAGGCTGCACTCGAGGAAGTCCCGCAGCAGAGCCGACAGGCgcctgggctcctgcagctgcgGGGTCCCGTTCTGCCGGATCAGAGCGCGagcctgcaggaaaagcaaacacagcgCTCTGACAGCTTCCTCCACACCCACAAGTGCTCACATCCAGCCCGCttgctctgccccagctccccgGGCACTTTCCTCCCtggcagagatgctgctgctgctgctcacagctcatTCTTCTGGGCcagccaaaaaacccaaaccctggCGCAGCCACAGCCATTGCAACATCCAAATGATCTTGCCTTCAGAGCCGATTGCATTGGCTGACTTTGTTAGTAGGAACCTCCATCAGAAATAGCCCATTTTGCTTCTCCAAATACGGACACCAGCTTTACAGGCCATTTTCAAGAGTGAGTATGGTCTGCCTGCGTTATTTCAAGGGATTCTTACATCAAATGCATCTCTGCAGTGCCACTGACACTCAAGTAAAAGCATTCCTGATGCCCCATCCCAGAAACTGCCAGGCAAGGAACAGCAGGTTTGTGTGGCTGAAAGCTCAGGCTTGGTGACACAGAGAAAGTAGCTtggactaggaaagaaatatgttAGACTGTGGGGATGTTAAACAATCATCTTCATGTTTTAGACAAGTTTCCCAGTGAGAAGAGCCAGGGGGGAGTTCATCTCACAAAACCTATTTCAGAAACTCCTTCAGAAAACTTGTTGGGTTTGGGTGTTGGGgttggtttgtggttttgtaCAAGACAACATTAGAGCTGATGCACTTGCTTCATGTATTTGGGTCATCCTCACAAGAGAGGCAACAACTTAAATCCCAAAGGAAATTGTTGCTGGAGACTGCAGAATATTTGTCTGTGTTCATGCTCAGGTGCTGTGGGAATTCCCTTCCCGATGTGCAGAaacctccagctgctcctcccagtgCAGGGTCACCCTGTGCTCACAGGCCTCTGCAAAGCCTGGAGAATTTGCCTCTTACCATGGCCCCCGTTTGCTGGAAGTAAGGAGGTTCTCCTTCCACCATCTCGATGGTCACAATGCCAAAGGACCAGATGTCCACCTTGGGGCCGTAAGGAGAACTGGTCACAACTTCTGGGGCCATCCAGTGAGCAGTGCCCACCATGGAGCTGCACTGGTcctgctcagggctgagctgagcgCAGAGGCCAAAATCAGCTGAGGACAGAAACAAGCACTGTCAAAGGCAGCTGCAACGAGGAAACCAAGCACAAAGATTCCCCACTCTCAGTCTGAGAATGCAGTGCTGAATCCAGCTGGAAAAGTCCTCAGGGCTGGAGGCAAGGAAAGATGGAACTGGACCCTTAAAGAAGCCCTCAGCTTTCATGCTTGGCTTTTACTGATTTCCTTTGAAGCTTTAGATTGCAACTCCTGCCCCTCTGCGAGGGCCATACCCAGAGCAAAGGCACTCCTGacaccctgctcctctcctgagcTCTCTGCACGGGGCAGCCGctctcagctggcagcaggggccgggcagtgccaccagcagcactTGTGGGGCTCTGGCCCTCGCTGGGAAGCAGCCCCACAGCCGCACCCCGGGAGCGCCGTGCCTGGCCAGGAACACCCACCCAGCTTGACAGAGCCGTCCATTCCCAGAAGGATGTTGGAGCTCTTCAGATCTCTGTGGATCACCCGGATGGAATGGAGGAAATCCAGGCCCTGCAGACACTGAGAGACAACAAGAAACACGAGGGAAAAAATCAGTGGCTGGAATATATCTCACAAGAAAGGACAGTTTAGAATTCTGCCAGCAGCAACTTTGCTCTGACAGCCCAGGAGTGCAGTGCAGACAAGCTCCGGGCAAAAGGTTCAAGGCAAAGCTGAGAACAGTAAATCAGATCCAAAAAAGACAGAGAGTACCACAACAGCTGGAAAGAGGGACAAGAACAGAGTAGAAATGCAGTGATATTTGCAGGCCATTCACTTCAGAGGctctttcctctccagctcataaaaacaacacagaaacaaTGGCCTGAGCATGGAGCCACCCTGTTCTCACAGCCTCTTTGGAAGGACCATGGTGTCCCAGCCATGGGAAGCACAAGCAGGATCCCTCACCTCCTGACTGACAGCTGCCATCTCTCCTTCAGCCATGCGTGTCTGTCTGACAACGTCCTGCAAAGTTCCTCCATCCATGTATTCCATCACCAGCCAGAGATCTCCATCAACAAGGAAGCTGGAAGAGGAGAACAATGGCACCCTTGAGATGAATGTGCATTGCTCAATTCCCCCAGGGAAAAGTCTGGAGTGGAGTTTTGTTCCCAGGTCACTTGTCAATGAGGACAGAATCAGATGGAGAGACATTcctgccaggctgcacaggCCTTGGAATCTGCACAGTCTAAAGGAGAAGGAGGCACCCGGGAGAAAGGAGAGGCCTTAGATGGCAAGCAGGTGAAAAATGCACTTTAGCAACAGCCCAGCTCAATGTGGAACCACAACACTTGCCCCCAGCTGCTTCAGCATCTGAACTCATCAGTTCCACCATTCCCTCCGGAACAAGGCAACACAACTTGCAGAGTTATCCAGGGGAGGAGGCTCTGCAGCACTTGGGGCAAAAGCAGTCAAATGCTTGGAAAACCTTGCACAAAGTCCCTTCAGAAATAGGCAAGGCCATTGAAAAATGGGCAAATGAGGCATTTCTGGAAGCAAGAACCTGGTCTTCCAGGCACCTGCAGcaatgggaaagggctgggaagaagaagccaaggaaaataatttctatcaGGGTTTATCAGCACTTGctgtaaaacacagcaaatggggtcaacttgaagaaaaagccaaagcaaAGCAACAAAAGCACATGGAAGGAGTGAAGTGCCAGGCTGTTTTTCTGGGAAGATATGGCCGGGTCAGGCATTTTCAGAACAGGCTACAGACTAGGGATGCCAGGAAAGATGAACGCAGGGGCCGTGCACGGGAGAAGACCTGAAGCACTCACCTGTCCAAAGAATTGACAATGTTGGGGTTCTTCTTGTCCTTCAGGACCACGACCTCATTCACAGCTCGTTCCCTGTTCTGCCCTCTCAGACTCATTTTCTTGATGGCCACCTGAAGGGACATTGCAGACCTTGAACTGGAGGAGTCTGTGGCAGGAGGCCACAGCAAACACGGAGCGAGTCTTTTTGGAGCGACCGAGCCGGGCTGTGCCAAACTGCCTTGGGATGGGACACCAGAGCTCAGCAAGTGCCATTCCCACAGCCCATTGCTCTGCTCGCTGGGGGCTGTTACAGGACTCATGGCCAGAGACATTTGGCTCTGTAAGCTCTGCAGAAATGGTCCCTCAGCTGTCAGCCTCAAAGCTCTAACAACATTCTCTGCACCTACAGTCTTCTCAAATGGCCTCAGCACTCTCAGGATTATTATTCCAGCACATTTTGCAAGCAGGAGGTAATTCTGTTTCTGTGCACACAGAGCAAAACAGCCGGGAACCCTTTAGCAATTCTATGGCATTTGGCCATGATTTCAAATGTCCCTGCTCTGTTTGGGATAGCACAACAAAGCAAACGTGCACATCCATTGCTCAGATaatccctgtcacagctgccacTGACACCAGACCCAAACACAGCTGCAGGGTTTAGGAGAGAGCTTTGCTCTGGACATCCATCTTCTCatttctctccctgtctctgTGGGAACAGCTGCAGTAGGactaaaaccccaaactgagccCAAGCAGGATCTCTCCTTAATTAGGCCTTGAGGTATCCTGATGAAACTCAGGATGATAAAACTGCTAAATAGTGTTCCTGTCCGAGGCTGGGATGAAGGTAAATTGGGCCTCAGTCTCCAGCAGCTGATGCATTCACACTTTCAGACATGAAGACCAAGCCAGCGTGTCCTGCTCTGACAGACACCGCTGCCCTCCTTGCCTTCCTTTGGGCACTTCAGAAGGACCAagtctgtcccagctgtgctctgcaggctgacactgctctgccttcagaggagcagcctgtgcaggaaagctctgctgggccccacagctccagccacagctcccagcagagggGAAAGGCCTCGAGAGCTGCCAGACGTGCTGGGCGTGTTGACACTGACCTCTCCTCCAGTGGCCCTGTCGAGTCCTTTGGAAACGGTTCCAAAAGCCCTGGAgacaaaacagcagagaagaaagaagcagagcTTTAGGCCCTGGCAGTGAAAGCCAGCCCAGACAGGAgatctctgctgcctgcagcgTTCACAAAACACCCGAGTGCATCCACCCTTCAAAcaacagcacagcagccaccagcccTCTGCCATGCAAGGTGtgcaagagaaaactgaggcCCAACACGAAGGAAAAGGGCTGGAGGAAATCCCAAATGTCCACACTGAATTCCTTAAGTTCAAAACCTGAGGTGGGGGTGGGTGTCTGAAGAACTGGAAAAGAATGTATTTCATCCTTTATATATTTCCTGCCTGAGACCTGCAGGATCCCCAAGGGCCCTGCCAGCAGGCAGGTGATGCATTTTCCCCTcgagtgcagcagctctgtgtctgtTACTGAATGTATGGGCTC is part of the Poecile atricapillus isolate bPoeAtr1 chromosome 26, bPoeAtr1.hap1, whole genome shotgun sequence genome and encodes:
- the LOC131588410 gene encoding serine/threonine-protein kinase PAK 3-like; translated protein: MGVQSADVCSAAKMMQQVVAAVATLFSVAYSGYFLTHLARHLTRGSRAAPPSGTKAASAPPLAPSACKEEAKEEEESSELPAVLGDEGEHPALWEYNGEAPAVCDKDSGHLPVWDEDGGHPVAWEEEGSWAEHSDSSTALQPEGSGEWSLMQLRNTVSVGEPAEKYLELEQIGQGAFGTVSKGLDRATGGEVAIKKMSLRGQNRERAVNEVVVLKDKKNPNIVNSLDSFLVDGDLWLVMEYMDGGTLQDVVRQTRMAEGEMAAVSQECLQGLDFLHSIRVIHRDLKSSNILLGMDGSVKLADFGLCAQLSPEQDQCSSMVGTAHWMAPEVVTSSPYGPKVDIWSFGIVTIEMVEGEPPYFQQTGAMARALIRQNGTPQLQEPRRLSALLRDFLECSLEPDEERRYSAQELLQHPFLSSAKPLSSLTPLITAAKQLREQQRRR